A part of Oncorhynchus kisutch isolate 150728-3 linkage group LG2, Okis_V2, whole genome shotgun sequence genomic DNA contains:
- the LOC109906945 gene encoding zinc finger protein 208 isoform X2, producing the protein MDYVNSAEPDVDAFICTECGDGFRRYLDLVKHITVHERLRTYERTDSFSLDSLPNGFQVPREYALHENGTFIVVDRSGPSNNPSVKQPSSNPSPYQNSKTIVLTTKPAKTDLHVNTVSHSQCRSVSPLKQYRCETCGKSFNNKLSLQHHQQYRNLEQGFKCTLCCKIFRDKERLREHLQEHAHEIFYCCDQCGKRFLKQETVYAHQKEQHGSLGFKQMGKSENSQENIIQKTYPCKKCNLCFFWLSDMQSHLLSHSKDKLLSVNSSSKIEQQSQKDEVSHTIEYSDSTPTDVTKQYSSGTPTTDVTKQYSSDATVDVKTHNGKSDSKTPSSFRPYRCGLCGDRFQQLTDLKEHHLTHQTQEEIDKLNKDSESQRVVKKWQRYTRIECIVTKAPARKGGRPPLYKKGSGTKLHPCKHCHRVFSHSSSLSRHNRSHKGTLHTCVLCGKHFPQRCDVRRHIAMYHKPELEKKPSLKYLALHSKPDGGSQLNSDVLEKNVSSKIKPKKSLDSVVAELDSDNGEDQQTTSTGEVSAAPKVRRNYKCDQCGKKFGLLCVYQRHLRYHKREPGSEMGKCPHCPSRFRSSSALRRHLEIHPSQSRGEMDMEGRASPTADSNPDLDSDQDNVKDLVGHGDIDDVKGGNGEKIGPAEVLYECTECTETFSSLQKFLKHQSSHGSDNLG; encoded by the coding sequence ATGGATTACGTAAACTCTGCTGAACCAGATGTTGATGCCTTCATCTGCACAGAATGTGGGGATGGCTTCAGGCGCTACCTTGACTTGGTTAAACACATTACTGTTCATGAACGACTCAGGACTTATGAACGAACAGATTCATTTTCCCTTGACAGTTTGCCCAATGGGTTTCAAGTTCCCCGTGAGTATGCTCTCCATGAAAATGGAACTTTCATAGTGGTTGACAGATCTGGACCATCAAACAACCCTTCTGTCAAGCAGCCATCTTCAAATCCTTCACCTTATCAGAATTCAAAGACCATTGTACTTACAACTAAGCCAGCCAAAACTGATCTTCATGTTAACACAGTATCTCACTCCCAGTGCCGCAGTGTCTCTCCTCTAAAACAGTACCGATGCGAAACATGTGGAAAATCGTTTAACAACAAGCTGAGTTTACAACACCATCAACAGTATCGGAATTTAGAGCAAGGTTTTAAGTGCACCTTGTGTTGCAAGATCTTcagagataaagagaggctaAGGGAACATCTCCAAGAACATGCCCATGAAATATTTTACTGTTGTGATCAGTGTGGAAAACGCTTTCTGAAACAAGAGACAGTGTATGCTCATCAAAAAGAGCAGCATGGATCGCTGGGGTTCAAACAAATGGGGAAGTCAGAGAATAGTCAAGAGAACATAATACAGAAAACATATCCCTGTAAGAAGTGTAATCTGTGTTTTTTCTGGCTCTCCGACATGCAGAGCCACTTACTCAGTCATTCCAAAGACAAACTATTATCTGTGAACTCTTCATCCAAAATCGAGCAACAGTCTCAGAAAGATGAGGTATCACATACCATAGAGTACAGCGACAGCACCCCTACCGATGTGACCAAACAGTACAGCAGCGGCACCCCGACTACCGATGTGACCAAACAGTACAGCAGTGACGCAACTGTCGATGTGAAGACCCACAATGGCAAATCTGATTCCAAAACACCATCCTCTTTCAGACCATACCGCTGTGGTTTGTGTGGAGATCGCTTCCAGCAGTTAACAGACTTGAAGGAGCATCATCTTACCCATCAAACACAGGAAGAAATTGACAAGTTAAATAAGGATTCAGAGTCACAAAGAGTTGTAAAAAAGTGGCAAAGGTATACTCGCATTGAGTGCATCGTAACAAAAGCACCTGCAAGGAAGGGAGGAAGGCCCCCACTTTATAAAAAAGGCTCTGGGACAAAATTACATCCATGCAAGCACTGCCACCGTGTATTCAGTCACTCAAGTAGTCTGTCTCGGCACAATAGATCCCACAAGGGGACTCTTCACACTTGTGTTCTCTGTGGGAAACATTTTCCACAACGCTGTGATGTCCGGAGGCATATAGCCATGTATCACAAACCTGAATTAGAGAAGAAGCCAAGTCTTAAGTACTTGGCATTGCATTCTAAACCAGATGGTGGTTCCCAATTGAATTCTGATGTGTTGGAAAAGAATGTGTCATCTAAAATAAAACCCAAAAAGTCTTTAGACAGTGTTGTTGCAGAATTGGACAGTGACAATGGTGAAGATCAGCAAACCACATCTACTGGAGAAGTGTCCGCTGCTCCTAAGGTACGGAGGAACTACAAGTGTGACCAATGTGGGAAAAAGTTTGGACTGCTGTGTGTGTACCAACGGCATTTGCGGTACCACAAAAGGGAACCAGGTAGTGAAATGGGTAAGTGCCCTCACTGTCCAAGTCGCTTCCGGAGTTCTTCTGCTCTAAGACGCCATCTTGAGATTCACCCAAGTCAGTCAAGGGGGGAAATGGACATGGAAGGACGGGCATCTCCCACTGCTGACTCCAATCCAGACCTGGACTCTGACCAAGACAATGTAAAGGATTTAGTGGGTCATGGGGACATTGACGATGTCAAGGGTGGGAATGGTGAAAAAATTGGTCCAGCAGAGGTGCTGTACGAATGCACTGAGTGTACAGAGACTTTTTCCTCCTTGCAGAAGTTTCTGAAGCACCAGAGTTCTCATGGGTCCGATAACCTTGGCTAA